TCTTTATCGACACCGTCTACTTTGAATGGCCAATCAAGGTCGACAGTTTCAAGCAATTGATCAAAGTCTGATCGGTTTGAGCAGAATGATGACGTTCCTGCGTAGGATTCCCGAAGAGAATGATATCCCATATTGGCGTATGGGGTGGCTCTAAATCTTCACCATGTATCATGCGGGAGAGAATGTTTGCATTTGCTGGTATGcagaaagagagagagaaggaTAGACCAGAAGCAAATGGGTCTCAGTTGGTTTTGCCAGCTTTTTTTTGTGCGAACTTCCATGGGTGCGGATCTGACAGCTAATTTTGTAGCTGCTAATATTGTATGGAAGGGATTGTGAGAAAAACTTGGAACTTGGATAATAATGGGTCTGGGCATGACAACAGCACACATGCCCTTATCGTAAGAGAAGAACCAGACACTGAGGATAAATCTTTCACGAATCAACCCAAAGAAAACAGTCGAAAAGACACGTTCGGTAGCAACGGAGGAGCTcccgtcatcatcatcatctccttCCTCAACCATATCATCACCATGTCCTTCTAGTCTCATCGCTGATCCAAACCTGCATCGTCACAGCTGAAGCACACTGAAGGtagaatatcatcatcatctcctTCCACACCCATTTTCATTTCAAACCCTCCTTGGCCGTAAGACATGGTTCCCTTCTTGCTGTTTAATTTTACTGGAGCTGTTGCATTGACTGATTTTAATGATCTTGCAATTTATTGTGGTTGCAGTATACATGTTACTACATACAGCTCATGTTGGGACTTTGATATATTAGGGGTAATAAGGTTGCTGCTGTTCTGTGACTTTGACATGGGTTTCATTTCTAGCCTACCCTGACGTGTTTGCGACCGAAGGCTTGGttgtagttgttgttgttgattgtaaTTGTCGGTGTAGTAAGGTTGCTGCTGTAGGTATACAAGAACTGCGGGATGTTATAGTTTTAGGTGTTTTACTTGTTTAATTAAGGTTGGTTAGTTGATTTCGAGATTCAATACTCGGACAAAAACCGCCATGGAAATGGTAAATATGTCATGTTGGTGTTGTTAAGGAGTTTGTTTTGAGTTGTTCATTTAAACCTTCTTGATAACATGATATGTGAACTCTTTGCCAAACTTTGGTTTGAAAAATTTCTTTGTGGTAGTATCTGCAAGGCCTTAAGATGTGGTATAGTTGAGATGGTTTGAGGTTATTTTGGGTTTGGTCAATTGAATGTCGTGTATTGAAGCTGTGTGTGGTGTATATTCTAAATTAGGGTATGGAAGAAACATTGGTTATATTTATTATGTGTTTTACAGTCTTTCAGCAAGGCCTTGGAGAAAGGAAGTCAGGCGATTTTAGATGCTTTAGGTGAGCCTATTGGAAGGCTTCAGTTGTACAATGCTTCCCTTGCTGTAGCTTACCATAGGAGTTCGTTGTGGCCACGAGGAACTGGTATTTTTCATTGCGGCCGGAAGGTTTGCAGCTCTTTCTTGCATTCATATGTTTTATTCTTATTTAGTTCGATAATTCACTTTCGCATATTAACTTGCGACGCCTGGTGTTCACTGTGAACCCCGAAGACTAGTGAAACTACAGCTGTACTGATCCCACAGTGCTCCTATGTAATTAGTTTTTAGGAGTATCAGGTTGCTAGTGCTAGACTGCTAGATAAATGGTTTCTTGAAAATATTACATTTCAGGTTGACATTTCTTGAATTATTATCAAGACTGCCTTTCATGCAACTACAAATTGTGTTGTTTTTTTTCCTCTGCGCTTTTGCCCTGAAATATGTACATATTTCATTAATTGATTGCTTTATCCGTTTGTGTAAGTGACTCGCTGCTTCCAGTTCTATTTCCATTTTTACGGCGGTCAAAACTGGGGGATCGTAAGAGAAGAACCAGACACTGAGGATAAATCTTTCACGAATCAACCCAAAGAAAACAGTCGAAAAGACACGTTCGGTAGCAACGGAGGAGCTCCCGTCATCATCACCATCTCCTTCCTCAACCATATCATCACCATGTCCTTCTAGTCTCATCGCTGATCCAAACCTGCATCGTCACAGCTGAAGCACACTGAAGGtagaatatcatcatcatctcctTCCACACCCATTTTCATTTCAAACCCTCCTTGGCCGTAAGACATGGTTTctccaaaaggaaaaagaaggaaAATTTCCGAAGTCTTGTAAAGAGAAACATGCACTTGTAAACAAATATTTTGGATTATGTACACACATCTAAAAATATGGATAACAATAGGAAAACACTCAacataaacaattttttttcttttagaatctacatatataaaaaaactaTTCTTGGCCATACTGATAACAACGGTTTCGTGGTGTAGTTGGTTATCACGTCAGTCTAACACACTGAAGGTCTCCAGTTCAAACCTGGGCGAAGCCATAtaatcctttttctttttccttttttataaGGCGTACTCTTTTAAGTTGTCACTCATTTTCCTTTTCTCAAGTCGTGGGTAATTGTTTCATATCAGAAAGCTATTCAAGAGGACAGAAATGGGTGTTTTTCCGAATTTATCATTGAAGAGCAACAAAGAAGAGGCTGTAAGAGCCAAGGAACTGgctgagaagaagatgaatagcAAGGATTATGCAGGAGCTCAAACAATGATCACTAAGGCTAAAAAACTATACCCGAGTATAGAAAATGTCAGCCAGATGCTAATTGTATGCCAAGTACATTGTTCTGCTGAGCGCAAAGTACATGGGTCAGAACCAGACTGGTATGACATCCTTCAGATTGAGCAAACTGCTGATGAAGCATCCATTAAGAAACAGTTCAAAAACCTAGCCGTCCAACTTCATCCTGATAAGAACAAGTTTCCTGGCGCAGAAGCTGCCTTTAAATTGATTGGTCAAGCACAGAGGTTGCTTTGTGACCCATCAAAACGGTCACAATTTGACATTACGCTTAAGATTGTGAGACCTAGTCATCAGAGGAAGCCTCAAAACCAGCCAAGTAGGAATGACTATCCAAGCAAACAACCTGAAATACATTCTAATCCTGCGGGTACTGGTACGGAAGCACAATTCACAAGCATGAATCCTcaccagcaaaaacagcagcagcaaaaaaatCTCCCCCGTCATATCAC
This genomic interval from Papaver somniferum cultivar HN1 unplaced genomic scaffold, ASM357369v1 unplaced-scaffold_151, whole genome shotgun sequence contains the following:
- the LOC113336246 gene encoding dnaJ homolog subfamily B member 14-like gives rise to the protein MGVFPNLSLKSNKEEAVRAKELAEKKMNSKDYAGAQTMITKAKKLYPSIENVSQMLIVCQVHCSAERKVHGSEPDWYDILQIEQTADEASIKKQFKNLAVQLHPDKNKFPGAEAAFKLIGQAQRLLCDPSKRSQFDITLKIVRPSHQRKPQNQPSRNDYPSKQPEIHSNPAGTGTEAQFTSMNPHQQKQQQQKNLPRHITI